The following are from one region of the Prevotella communis genome:
- the def gene encoding peptide deformylase: MILPIYIYGQPVLRKVAEDITPDYPELKTLISNMWETLADSEGIGLAAPQVGLDIRLVVIDLDPLSEDLPEYKDFRQVYINAHIVEYDETNTDASEEGCLSLPAIHEKVIRPTRIRVQWMDENFQAHDEWIEGYLARVMQHEFDHLDGKMFIDRISPLRKQLIKSKLKALTQGRYRCGYKTKPVRR; the protein is encoded by the coding sequence GTGATTTTACCTATTTATATTTACGGACAGCCCGTGCTGCGTAAGGTTGCAGAAGACATTACGCCCGACTATCCTGAGTTGAAGACACTCATTTCTAATATGTGGGAGACACTGGCCGATTCAGAAGGTATCGGATTGGCAGCGCCTCAGGTCGGACTTGATATTCGTTTGGTAGTCATTGACTTAGACCCATTGTCTGAAGATTTACCTGAATACAAGGATTTCCGTCAGGTATATATTAATGCTCATATCGTGGAGTACGACGAAACCAATACCGACGCTTCTGAGGAAGGCTGTCTGTCGTTGCCTGCTATCCACGAGAAGGTGATTCGTCCCACGCGTATCCGTGTGCAGTGGATGGACGAGAACTTCCAGGCTCATGACGAGTGGATTGAGGGTTACCTGGCACGTGTGATGCAGCACGAGTTCGACCACCTGGACGGAAAGATGTTCATTGACCGTATCTCTCCTCTTCGCAAGCAACTCATCAAGAGTAAGTTGAAAGCGCTTACTCAGGGTCGCTATCGTTGTGGCTACAAGACCAAGCCCGTCAGGAGATAA
- the ruvX gene encoding Holliday junction resolvase RuvX, with product MARILSIDYGRKRTGLAVTDPLQIIAGGLATVATSELFEWLQAYIAREPVERIVIGEPRQPNGEPSENLARVQQFVNRWRKAVPNIPIEYYDERFTSVLAHQAMIDGGLRKKARQNKGLVDEISATIILEDYMRSRKF from the coding sequence TTGGCAAGAATACTTTCTATCGACTACGGTCGTAAACGAACAGGTTTAGCAGTCACCGATCCGCTTCAGATTATTGCTGGCGGATTGGCGACTGTTGCTACATCAGAGCTCTTTGAGTGGCTGCAGGCTTATATAGCCCGTGAACCTGTGGAGCGTATTGTGATTGGCGAACCGCGTCAGCCTAATGGTGAACCCAGCGAGAACCTGGCACGTGTGCAGCAGTTTGTGAACCGTTGGCGCAAAGCCGTGCCCAACATTCCCATTGAGTATTACGACGAGCGCTTCACGTCGGTATTGGCGCATCAGGCCATGATTGACGGCGGTCTGCGCAAGAAGGCGCGTCAGAACAAGGGACTGGTTGACGAGATTAGTGCTACGATTATCCTTGAGGACTATATGCGTAGCCGTAAGTTTTAA
- a CDS encoding SPOR domain-containing protein → MKKYIVLCAGLCLAMSFTGCKSSESAYKKAYEKAQAQAQTTQQETPVVQETPVVTPVVTKPVTETKVVDNLDNVTVRQERVSVVNGAGLKDFSVVVGSFSVIANAEGLQQRLKNAGYAAQIVKNDERNMYRVIASTFATKAEAVQSRDQLRATYPDAWLLFYTR, encoded by the coding sequence ATGAAGAAGTACATCGTTTTGTGCGCAGGCCTTTGCCTGGCTATGTCATTTACCGGTTGTAAATCTAGTGAGAGTGCCTACAAGAAGGCTTACGAGAAAGCCCAGGCTCAGGCTCAGACCACACAGCAGGAAACACCAGTAGTTCAGGAGACTCCCGTAGTGACGCCTGTTGTCACAAAGCCCGTTACCGAGACAAAGGTTGTTGACAATCTGGATAACGTCACCGTTCGTCAGGAGCGCGTGTCTGTTGTCAACGGTGCTGGTCTGAAGGACTTCAGCGTTGTCGTTGGTTCTTTCTCTGTGATTGCAAATGCCGAGGGTCTGCAGCAGCGTCTGAAGAATGCCGGTTATGCAGCTCAGATTGTAAAGAACGATGAGCGTAACATGTATCGTGTTATCGCTTCTACCTTCGCTACAAAGGCAGAGGCTGTTCAGAGCCGCGATCAGCTGCGAGCTACCTATCCCGATGCATGGTTGCTGTTCTACACTCGCTAA
- a CDS encoding YtxH domain-containing protein encodes MKGLGYLGAFLGGALAGAAIGILVAPDKGSNTREKISNTVDEFLKKHNIKLNRKDVGDLIDDLDEAAD; translated from the coding sequence ATGAAAGGTTTAGGTTATCTGGGAGCTTTCCTTGGTGGGGCATTAGCTGGTGCAGCCATCGGTATTCTCGTGGCTCCCGACAAAGGCAGCAACACACGCGAGAAAATATCAAACACCGTGGATGAATTTCTGAAAAAGCACAACATCAAACTGAACCGCAAGGATGTGGGCGATCTGATTGACGACCTGGATGAAGCTGCGGATTAA
- a CDS encoding phage holin family protein, with protein MLSSDKNIETITQLVEMVKHNFELRKEYAKLDVVEKVVRLLSAIALAVTLAVILSISLFFLSAAFAVWLSQFTGLVLSLVIVAGIYLLLLLMVYGSRKSWIERPLVKYLSRMLLN; from the coding sequence ATGCTGTCAAGCGATAAGAATATAGAGACTATCACCCAACTCGTTGAGATGGTGAAGCATAACTTCGAGCTTCGCAAGGAATATGCGAAACTGGATGTTGTAGAGAAGGTAGTGCGCCTATTGAGTGCCATAGCACTGGCTGTGACACTGGCCGTTATTCTGTCTATCTCGCTATTCTTCCTGTCGGCAGCTTTTGCCGTGTGGTTGTCGCAATTCACGGGGCTCGTCCTGTCGCTGGTGATTGTAGCCGGTATTTATCTGCTCCTGTTGCTGATGGTCTATGGCTCACGTAAGTCATGGATTGAGCGTCCGCTGGTGAAATACCTGTCAAGAATGTTGCTTAACTAA
- a CDS encoding MBL fold metallo-hydrolase: MRITFLGTGTSCGVPVIGCQCKVCQSTDPKDKRLRCSILVETDNTRILVDAGPDFRQQILPQPFRRIDAILVTHSHYDHMGGMDDIRPYCQFGEMNVYADAIARRGMLEMLPYCFVENRYPGVPQIGLHEISAGSPFTIGDIPVMPIRVMHGKLPILGFRFDTFAYITDMKYIEDDQLPLLEGVETLCVNALRFDKPHHSHQLVGDAIAFARRVGARRTLLTHMCHDVGLHEEVNKILPEGFELAFDGQVLEIK, encoded by the coding sequence ATGAGAATCACATTCCTCGGCACAGGCACATCGTGTGGCGTACCCGTGATAGGTTGCCAGTGTAAGGTTTGTCAGAGCACAGACCCCAAGGACAAGCGTCTGCGCTGTTCTATTCTGGTAGAGACCGACAACACCCGTATCCTCGTTGATGCCGGTCCCGATTTCCGTCAGCAGATCCTGCCACAGCCCTTCCGTCGCATCGACGCCATTCTGGTCACCCATTCCCATTACGATCACATGGGCGGTATGGACGATATCCGTCCTTATTGTCAGTTTGGCGAGATGAATGTTTATGCCGATGCCATCGCCCGTAGAGGGATGCTCGAGATGCTGCCTTACTGTTTTGTAGAGAACCGTTACCCAGGTGTGCCTCAGATAGGTCTGCACGAGATCAGTGCCGGCAGTCCCTTCACCATTGGCGATATCCCCGTGATGCCCATCCGCGTGATGCATGGCAAGTTGCCCATTCTCGGTTTCCGTTTCGACACTTTCGCCTATATCACGGATATGAAGTATATTGAGGACGACCAGTTGCCCTTGCTCGAAGGTGTGGAGACGCTATGCGTCAACGCTTTGCGTTTCGATAAGCCCCACCACTCCCATCAGTTGGTAGGTGATGCCATCGCCTTTGCCAGAAGAGTAGGGGCCAGGCGCACACTCCTTACCCACATGTGTCATGATGTAGGTCTGCACGAAGAGGTCAACAAGATACTGCCTGAAGGTTTTGAGTTGGCTTTCGATGGTCAGGTATTAGAAATAAAATGA
- the murB gene encoding UDP-N-acetylmuramate dehydrogenase: MRDEVNYSLLAHNTFGIDARCFRFLEYADIEDAQMVAKMLRGISTPPLIIGGGSNLLLTGDYDSYVVHSAIKGHEVLPADDADHLLLRVGSGEVWDDVVALCVKNGWQGAENLSLIPGEVGASAVQNIGAYGSEASHIIYKVEAVEISTGQLREFKAEDCQYGYRQSRFKTEWKNRFLITHVTYRLSKQTGNLNIEYGNIRAELERRHIDNPTLQQLRDVIIDIRNNKLPDPKVLGNAGSFFMNPVVGREQYEQLLAQYPQMPHYHIDEQHEKIPAGWLIEQAGWKGRSIGPAGVHDRQALVLVNRGGARGADIVYLCQQIQKDVLDRFGIQINPEVNII, from the coding sequence ATGAGAGATGAAGTTAACTATAGTCTGTTAGCCCACAACACCTTCGGCATCGACGCCAGGTGTTTTCGCTTTCTGGAATATGCTGACATTGAAGATGCCCAGATGGTTGCTAAAATGTTGCGTGGTATATCGACGCCCCCGCTTATTATCGGTGGTGGAAGTAACCTATTGCTTACGGGTGACTATGACAGTTATGTGGTTCACTCTGCCATCAAAGGACATGAGGTACTTCCTGCTGATGATGCTGATCACCTGCTGCTGCGTGTAGGTAGTGGTGAGGTATGGGACGATGTGGTGGCTCTATGTGTGAAGAATGGTTGGCAGGGTGCCGAAAACCTCTCGTTGATACCAGGTGAGGTGGGGGCATCTGCCGTTCAGAATATCGGTGCCTACGGTAGTGAGGCCAGCCATATTATATATAAGGTGGAAGCCGTTGAAATCTCTACAGGTCAGCTCCGTGAGTTTAAGGCCGAAGATTGTCAGTACGGCTATCGCCAGAGTCGTTTTAAGACAGAGTGGAAAAACCGGTTCCTGATTACCCACGTCACCTACCGTCTTTCAAAGCAGACAGGCAACCTCAATATCGAGTATGGTAATATCCGTGCCGAACTGGAACGCAGACATATAGATAATCCCACGTTGCAGCAGTTGCGCGACGTGATTATTGATATCCGTAACAATAAACTGCCCGACCCCAAAGTCCTGGGGAATGCTGGCAGTTTCTTCATGAATCCTGTGGTGGGTCGTGAGCAGTACGAACAGCTCTTGGCGCAATATCCCCAGATGCCTCATTACCATATTGACGAGCAGCACGAGAAGATTCCTGCCGGCTGGCTCATCGAACAGGCTGGCTGGAAGGGGCGGTCTATAGGCCCCGCTGGCGTACATGACCGTCAGGCATTGGTGCTGGTGAATCGTGGTGGAGCGAGAGGTGCTGACATTGTGTACCTCTGTCAACAGATTCAGAAGGATGTCCTTGATCGCTTCGGCATTCAGATAAATCCAGAGGTGAATATCATATGA
- a CDS encoding DUF4348 domain-containing protein, whose amino-acid sequence MEKRTLILGIVMVLILTCCKDLKPQKSDDSTLDEDSLELADSLTGEESMDELISEAPMPVAAEELFDDFLFNFASNKRLQMERVKFPIIVSSEAKADTLDRKEWQMEHFFMHHGEYTLIFDSEAQMESVSDTSVNHAIVEKIFLDQGFVCQYQFDRKNGRWMLDRMNKQTMSHNPNASFLSFYRRFATDSVFRQQSLAQEIAFSGPDPDNDFEQMEGVITPDFWDAFAPELPHGTIYNIVYGHPHTHSNVKIFLLRGIANGMEVALTFRREHNEWKLTKLSE is encoded by the coding sequence ATGGAAAAAAGAACGCTGATTCTTGGTATCGTAATGGTTTTAATCCTGACTTGTTGCAAGGATTTAAAACCTCAAAAATCTGATGACTCAACACTGGATGAAGACTCTTTGGAGTTGGCTGATTCGCTAACGGGAGAAGAGAGTATGGACGAGTTGATTTCGGAAGCACCTATGCCTGTGGCGGCAGAGGAGTTGTTTGATGATTTCCTGTTTAACTTCGCGTCTAACAAGCGTCTCCAGATGGAGCGTGTGAAATTCCCGATTATTGTGAGTTCGGAGGCTAAGGCCGACACACTTGATAGGAAGGAATGGCAGATGGAACATTTCTTCATGCATCATGGGGAATATACGCTGATATTCGATAGTGAGGCACAGATGGAGTCCGTTTCAGATACCTCCGTGAATCACGCCATCGTTGAGAAAATCTTCCTGGACCAGGGGTTTGTGTGCCAGTATCAGTTCGACCGTAAGAACGGACGCTGGATGCTCGACAGGATGAACAAGCAGACAATGTCTCATAATCCCAACGCTTCTTTCCTCTCATTCTATCGTCGCTTTGCCACCGATTCCGTTTTCCGTCAGCAGAGTCTGGCACAGGAGATAGCCTTCAGTGGTCCTGATCCTGATAATGACTTTGAACAGATGGAGGGCGTCATTACGCCTGATTTCTGGGACGCCTTTGCACCTGAACTCCCTCACGGTACCATTTATAACATTGTGTATGGCCATCCTCACACACATTCTAATGTCAAGATATTCCTGTTGAGAGGCATTGCCAACGGTATGGAGGTAGCACTGACCTTCCGCCGTGAGCACAACGAATGGAAACTCACAAAACTGTCTGAATGA
- a CDS encoding response regulator transcription factor, translating to MNKEGRPHIAIIDPNTLAVLGLKQLLQNVMPIATIDTYGSMAELMANNPEQYMHYFVSMNIVLENKSFFTERQRKTIVLTLSLNSGNTLTEFHSLCINVPESELVRSLLTLQHRGHANGRNMPEMPKILQQKILSDREIEVMSLIVQGYINKEIADKLNIGLATVITHRKNIMEKLGMKSVSALTIYAVMHGYVDINKI from the coding sequence ATGAATAAAGAAGGTCGACCACATATTGCCATCATCGATCCCAACACCCTGGCAGTGCTCGGATTGAAGCAGTTACTACAAAACGTGATGCCCATAGCTACCATCGATACTTATGGTTCGATGGCAGAATTGATGGCCAACAATCCTGAGCAGTATATGCACTATTTTGTTTCGATGAACATCGTGCTGGAAAACAAGTCCTTCTTTACGGAACGTCAACGTAAGACGATTGTGCTGACCCTCTCGCTCAACAGCGGTAATACGCTAACGGAATTTCATTCACTCTGCATCAACGTACCCGAGTCTGAGCTTGTGCGCTCACTACTGACGTTGCAGCATAGGGGGCATGCCAACGGACGCAACATGCCCGAGATGCCCAAAATCCTGCAACAGAAAATCCTGTCGGACCGTGAGATAGAGGTCATGTCGCTGATTGTACAGGGCTATATCAATAAGGAGATAGCCGACAAGCTGAATATCGGACTGGCCACGGTGATTACCCACCGCAAGAATATCATGGAGAAACTGGGTATGAAAAGCGTATCCGCGCTCACCATCTACGCGGTGATGCACGGATACGTGGATATCAATAAAATCTAG
- a CDS encoding peptide chain release factor 3 → MNQEIERRRTFAIISHPDAGKTTLTEKFLLFGGQIQVAGAVKSNKIKKTATSDWMEIEKQRGISVSTSVMEFDYTPDGKNIEYKVNILDTPGHQDFAEDTFRTLTAVDSAIIVVDGAKGVETQTRKLMTVCRMRKTPVIIFVNKMDREGRDPFDLLDELEKELEIKVRPLSWPINQGAKFKGVYNIYEQKLDLFTPDKQRVTEKVEVEIDSEELDKRVGEQDAEKLREDLELVDGVYPEFDVETYRSAEVAPVFFGSALNNFGVQELLNCFVEIAPSPRPTKAEEREVQPEEQKFTGFIFKITANIDPNHRSCIAFCKVCSGKFQRNQPYLHVRQGKTMRFTSPTQFMAQRKSTIDEAWPGDIVGLPDTGGIFKIGDTITEGEQLHFRGLPSFSPELFKYIENDDPMKAKQLQKGIDQLMDEGVAQLFVNQFNNRKIIGTVGQLQFEVIQYRLENEYNAKCRWEPVHLYKACWISSDDEKELENFKKRKYQYMAKDKEGRDVFLADSGYVLQMAQQDFEHIQFHFTSEF, encoded by the coding sequence ATGAATCAAGAGATAGAAAGAAGAAGAACGTTTGCGATTATTTCGCATCCTGATGCCGGTAAGACCACGCTGACCGAGAAGTTCCTGCTTTTTGGCGGACAGATACAGGTGGCCGGTGCCGTGAAGAGTAACAAAATCAAGAAGACAGCCACGAGCGACTGGATGGAGATCGAGAAGCAGCGTGGTATCTCGGTGTCAACCTCTGTGATGGAGTTTGACTATACGCCTGATGGCAAGAATATTGAGTATAAGGTGAATATCCTCGATACTCCTGGTCACCAGGATTTCGCTGAGGATACCTTCCGTACGCTGACAGCTGTTGATTCTGCCATCATCGTCGTTGATGGAGCCAAAGGTGTGGAGACACAGACGCGTAAGCTGATGACCGTGTGTCGTATGCGCAAGACGCCCGTGATTATCTTCGTGAACAAGATGGACCGCGAGGGTCGTGACCCCTTTGACTTGCTCGACGAGTTGGAGAAGGAACTTGAAATCAAGGTGCGTCCTCTGTCTTGGCCTATCAACCAGGGTGCCAAGTTCAAGGGCGTGTATAATATCTACGAACAGAAACTGGACCTCTTTACGCCTGATAAGCAGCGCGTTACAGAGAAGGTTGAAGTGGAAATTGATTCTGAAGAGCTCGATAAGCGCGTTGGCGAGCAGGATGCTGAGAAGCTCCGTGAAGACCTCGAACTTGTTGACGGAGTCTATCCGGAATTCGATGTGGAGACCTATCGCTCTGCAGAGGTGGCTCCCGTATTCTTTGGTTCTGCGCTTAATAATTTTGGTGTGCAGGAACTGCTGAACTGCTTCGTGGAGATTGCGCCCAGCCCCCGTCCTACAAAGGCTGAGGAGCGTGAGGTACAACCCGAGGAACAGAAGTTTACAGGTTTTATCTTCAAGATTACGGCCAATATCGATCCCAACCACCGTTCATGTATTGCTTTCTGCAAGGTCTGCTCAGGCAAGTTCCAGCGCAACCAGCCCTACCTGCACGTACGTCAGGGAAAGACCATGCGTTTCACCTCGCCCACACAGTTCATGGCGCAGCGTAAGTCTACTATTGACGAGGCATGGCCAGGAGATATCGTAGGTCTGCCTGATACAGGAGGCATCTTTAAGATCGGTGATACGATTACTGAAGGCGAACAGCTGCATTTCCGCGGATTGCCTTCGTTCTCGCCTGAACTCTTCAAGTATATTGAGAATGATGACCCCATGAAGGCCAAGCAACTACAGAAAGGTATTGACCAGTTGATGGACGAAGGTGTGGCACAATTATTTGTCAACCAGTTCAACAACCGTAAGATTATCGGTACGGTTGGTCAGCTGCAGTTTGAGGTTATCCAGTATCGTCTGGAGAACGAATACAACGCAAAATGCCGTTGGGAACCTGTACATCTTTATAAGGCTTGTTGGATTTCCAGCGATGACGAGAAAGAGTTGGAAAACTTCAAGAAACGCAAGTACCAGTATATGGCAAAGGATAAAGAGGGTAGGGATGTGTTCCTGGCCGACTCAGGCTACGTGCTCCAGATGGCACAGCAGGACTTTGAGCATATCCAGTTCCACTTTACCAGTGAGTTCTAA
- the rfbD gene encoding dTDP-4-dehydrorhamnose reductase codes for MNILITGCNGQLGNEMQLLEKKNLQHTYFNTDVQELDITNQDAIEAFLDEHAIDGIVNCAAFTAVDNAEVNEALCQKLNAEAPAFLAHAIERRGGWMIHISTDYVFDGTNCTPYTEDEDTCPNSVYGRTKLVGELNVQKLCQKSMIIRTAWLYSSFGNNFVKTMVRLGRERQELGVIFDQIGTPTYARDLAVAIFSAINKGIVPGVYHFSNEGVTSWYDFTKAIHRLAGIVTCKVRPLHTSEYPTPAARPHYSVLDKTKIKQTYGIEIPYWEDSLAECIKKL; via the coding sequence ATGAACATACTAATAACAGGCTGTAACGGACAGTTGGGCAACGAGATGCAACTGTTGGAAAAGAAGAATCTGCAGCACACCTATTTTAATACGGATGTACAGGAACTGGATATCACCAATCAGGATGCTATCGAAGCTTTTCTTGATGAGCATGCCATTGATGGTATCGTGAACTGTGCCGCTTTTACGGCTGTTGACAACGCAGAAGTAAACGAAGCCCTGTGTCAGAAGCTTAATGCCGAGGCACCTGCTTTCCTGGCACATGCCATTGAGCGTCGTGGTGGTTGGATGATTCATATATCTACTGACTATGTGTTCGACGGCACCAACTGCACACCTTATACCGAGGATGAGGACACGTGTCCTAATAGCGTTTACGGACGTACCAAACTGGTGGGTGAGCTGAATGTGCAGAAACTCTGTCAGAAATCCATGATTATCCGTACGGCCTGGCTGTATTCATCGTTTGGCAATAACTTCGTGAAGACGATGGTTCGTCTGGGACGTGAGCGTCAGGAACTGGGTGTTATCTTCGACCAAATAGGCACACCCACATATGCCCGCGATCTGGCAGTCGCTATTTTCTCTGCCATCAATAAGGGTATTGTTCCGGGGGTGTATCATTTCAGTAACGAAGGCGTTACCTCATGGTATGATTTCACAAAAGCCATCCACCGGCTTGCTGGCATCGTGACCTGTAAGGTGCGCCCGCTTCATACTTCTGAGTATCCCACACCAGCAGCCCGTCCGCACTATAGCGTACTTGACAAGACTAAGATTAAGCAAACATACGGTATAGAGATACCTTATTGGGAAGACTCCCTTGCAGAATGTATTAAGAAATTATGA
- a CDS encoding DUF4924 family protein has translation MFIAQELRKKNIAEYLLYMWQVEDTIRAFDCSLARIRREYIDRFDYNEEQKEEEADWFGNLIRMMNTEGCRQQGHLQINKVTLQMMTELHQQLLSSSKFPFYNAEYYKVLPFIVELRNRGANKEEGEVETCLNLLYGVMMLRLQKKEITPNTQHALKEVSTFVGMLSDYYKKDKEEPLEF, from the coding sequence ATGTTTATCGCACAGGAATTACGTAAGAAGAATATTGCGGAATACCTGCTTTACATGTGGCAGGTAGAGGATACAATCCGTGCCTTCGACTGCTCGCTGGCACGTATTCGCCGCGAATATATTGACCGATTTGATTACAATGAAGAACAGAAGGAGGAGGAAGCCGACTGGTTTGGTAATCTGATTCGCATGATGAATACCGAGGGCTGTCGCCAGCAGGGTCACCTGCAAATCAATAAAGTGACGTTGCAGATGATGACAGAGTTGCATCAGCAGTTGCTCTCGTCGTCTAAGTTCCCTTTCTACAACGCAGAATACTATAAGGTATTGCCCTTTATCGTAGAATTGCGTAATCGTGGCGCCAATAAGGAAGAGGGTGAGGTGGAAACCTGTCTGAACCTGCTCTATGGCGTTATGATGCTGCGTTTGCAGAAGAAAGAGATTACGCCTAATACGCAGCACGCCCTGAAAGAGGTGTCTACGTTTGTAGGTATGCTGAGTGATTATTACAAGAAAGACAAAGAAGAACCATTGGAGTTTTAA
- a CDS encoding LysE family translocator, which yields MTFDVNTIPNLLDIVFKGLLIGIIASAPMGPVGVLCVQRTLNKGRWYGFVTGCGAALSDIIYAGITGLGMGMVVELVSNDTNRFYLQIVGSLMLLAFGVFTYRTDPTKNLRKPGQNKGTLTHNGITAFLVTLSNPLIVFLFMALYAQFSFGLQIDKPIELVAGFISIIGGALLWWWGLTWLVDVIRLKFDNNGIRIINRIIGTLVIIGSIIVLLTTLFSLHLYNIF from the coding sequence ATGACATTCGATGTAAACACTATACCAAATTTGTTAGATATTGTCTTTAAGGGACTCTTGATAGGCATCATTGCTTCTGCGCCTATGGGTCCTGTAGGTGTGCTATGTGTTCAGCGCACATTGAACAAGGGCAGATGGTATGGCTTTGTAACAGGTTGCGGCGCTGCCCTGAGTGACATTATCTATGCTGGTATTACCGGCTTGGGAATGGGTATGGTGGTAGAGCTTGTAAGTAATGATACCAATCGTTTCTACCTGCAGATAGTTGGTAGCCTGATGCTCTTGGCATTTGGCGTTTTTACATATCGCACAGACCCTACGAAGAATCTGCGAAAGCCTGGACAGAATAAAGGCACGTTGACACATAATGGTATTACGGCTTTCCTCGTAACGTTGAGCAATCCGCTTATCGTTTTCCTCTTTATGGCGCTCTATGCACAGTTCTCATTTGGTCTGCAGATTGATAAGCCCATTGAGTTGGTTGCCGGATTCATCAGTATCATCGGTGGTGCCTTGCTGTGGTGGTGGGGCCTGACATGGCTGGTAGACGTGATACGTCTGAAGTTCGACAATAACGGCATACGTATTATTAATAGGATTATTGGTACGCTGGTTATTATTGGTAGTATCATTGTGTTGCTCACCACGCTATTCAGTTTGCATCTATATAATATTTTCTAA
- a CDS encoding ROK family protein translates to MNEQMIQKPYVIGLDLGGTNSVFGIVDARGDIKATTAIKTGGHTTPESYVDACMEVLLPVIEQVGGLDKIKAMGIGAPNGNYYNGTIEFAPNLPWAHDTVVPLAQMFSERLGGIPVGLTNDANAAAMGEMVYGVARGMKDFIVITLGTGVGSGIVVNGQVVYGHDGFAGELGHVTMVRGAEGRPCGCGRTGCLETYCSATGVARTARELLQNTDRPSLLRELDTESITSLDVSIAAEKGDELAKEIYDFTGKMLGEACADFAAFSSPEAFIFFGGMTKAGELIMKPIREAYEAHVMKPFRGKAQFLVSGLDGASAAVLGASAIGWELK, encoded by the coding sequence ATGAACGAACAAATGATACAAAAGCCCTATGTCATCGGACTTGACCTAGGAGGTACTAATTCTGTTTTCGGTATTGTCGACGCCCGAGGAGACATCAAGGCTACAACTGCCATCAAGACCGGCGGCCACACCACACCGGAATCTTATGTGGATGCCTGCATGGAGGTTCTCCTTCCCGTTATCGAACAGGTAGGCGGCCTTGACAAAATCAAGGCTATGGGCATCGGAGCTCCCAATGGCAACTATTATAACGGCACCATCGAGTTTGCCCCCAACCTGCCATGGGCTCATGACACCGTGGTACCTCTGGCACAAATGTTCTCAGAACGACTGGGAGGCATTCCCGTAGGACTGACCAATGATGCCAATGCTGCAGCAATGGGCGAGATGGTTTACGGCGTTGCTCGCGGCATGAAGGACTTCATCGTTATCACATTGGGTACAGGCGTCGGCTCAGGTATCGTGGTCAACGGACAGGTAGTATACGGTCACGACGGATTTGCCGGAGAACTGGGGCATGTCACCATGGTGCGTGGTGCTGAGGGACGTCCCTGCGGCTGCGGACGTACAGGCTGCCTGGAGACTTATTGTTCTGCAACCGGTGTAGCACGTACGGCTCGTGAACTGCTTCAAAACACCGATCGTCCATCCCTGCTCCGGGAACTTGACACAGAAAGCATCACTTCTCTCGACGTGAGTATTGCTGCCGAGAAAGGTGACGAATTAGCTAAAGAAATATATGATTTCACCGGAAAGATGCTGGGGGAGGCATGTGCCGATTTCGCAGCCTTCTCATCACCCGAGGCCTTCATTTTCTTTGGAGGCATGACCAAAGCCGGAGAGCTCATTATGAAGCCTATTCGCGAAGCTTACGAAGCACATGTCATGAAACCTTTCCGCGGCAAGGCACAGTTCCTTGTCAGCGGCCTTGACGGTGCCTCTGCTGCCGTTCTTGGTGCATCGGCTATCGGATGGGAGTTAAAATAA